The DNA window agaaaatttgaaataattaatgttaaatatattttaattaaaatatatgatttaataaaatttaaaataattataactaataaattatattttatgaatttttataatttaaaataattattattacatataatttaataataatatataatttcataaaattcttgataataaattttcttatatgaatttatacaatttaaaataattaatattaaaaagaactaaaaagcACGTCCCGATGAATTTGGATAAATAATTGTCTAGATGCACTTGAATCAATAAATTCATTCTTGATGTAAAAaccttttttatattaatttatataatttaaaatttcaaaatactaataatataaataaccacttattaaaaaatacatatagaaTAGATCTAGATAAATAGGTGTCCAAATTCAATTGTATCTagataatattcaaataataaacataaaacagAATGGAATGAAGAGGGCAGACAataaaaatttttccatgaaagtaTGACTGCGGATGCCTGCTAAATAGAATGCATGTCTTACAAGATCCACCTTGTTTCTCAAATGATTGGATAAATTTTTCTCACACAATTATTTTCTTATCATTACAGCCTAATCTTTCCAACCCAGATCACCTCACAAGAGAAAAAGGGGGCTAAAACAACAGAAACGGTTCAGAAATTCTAGTCGAGACCAAAAGCTTGGCCATTAAATTCACAAAGATGTCAATAGCCCCAGTAGTCATTCCGGATCTCATCATCGAATTTCTTTTTAAGCTCTGGATGTTTCTCAAAGTACTCGTCTGCGGTCATGGTGCTGATCTTTTGCTGTtcataaaaaagataaaaaaattcagCAATTGTGATTTGGAACACAACAACACACATTTCggcattgttttatttattacctTAAGTTCTTGAACCTCGGCAATTTCTTTCTCCAATCGCTCAGACTCTTTCAAGGATTTCTCCTCTGCCTCTTTCAATTCTACAAGCTATAACCACAAATAAATAGCACATCATTCGAGGAAAAAACTTGGAGACAGGGTAAAAGAGAGTCAATTATCCTGTTGATTCTCACCAATGCATCAAATTTTGGTTTGTATTGAGGAGTGATGGTGTCAACAAATTTGGGGATCTCTACACCTGCAATGGAAGAGTATATAACATTTGTAACGGTGAATCCCTCAAAACTCCATCCAAACCTTATCACAAGCATGATAAATATGATTACTTCGACTGCTAGAAATTGCAGACAAGTGAGAATTGAGTAGCTAGATGTCTATATTTTCTTCATTCTACTTTGAACATAAGTATAGGAGTATCTCAAGTTTTGGTGTCCAGAAGAATCTGATCACATAATAGcattattgaaatgaaacatCTACAGCATTAATCTAAAATTGTTAAATGCTAATAGCATTCAACAAGTGAATTGCACACAAATAAGAATTGTATTTGCAAACAAAATAGCAGCCAATttaaacaatgtcctcattggAAATTGATTTCCATTTAACTTTCAGTGAAGTATGGAGCATGGAACTGATCTAGGAAAGATCAAGGAGATCTGGAGCTGGAAAATGATTGATAACTGTGTTACGCAAACTCGAGTGCAAGTGTCAGATCAGGCTAAATGTCCAAAATGGGTATGTTCAACTTTTTTCCAAGAATTTGTAGGGTCCTTGAAGGGTCATATCCCCATATCTATGGTCCAGATATAGGTCAGGCATTGATATTTCCGTAAAAAACAGTCAGAGAAATATAAAGCAATAGCAATAAAATCCATACTTTACTAATACCCCTTCTAAAACCCCAAAAACTAAGAGTGAAGAAAGGAAAGAGCTAGCTACTTAAGGTAACCATATCAGCATCCAACTAAGTAATAGTTCCCTTGTACCATAGAGATGATCTTCAAAGTAACAAATTCAGGAAGTGGCACCGCATGAGGAACACAAACATGTGGAAGCCAAACAACTTATGATTTTACAGACCTACAACTGATCTAAGCATAACCATATATAGGTTGATTGGAAAAATTGGATAGAGAGTAGGCCAAATATGATAACTATCAAATTAACTTACTCTCATTTGCCTCTTTGTACATATCTACCAGGAGAGAGCCAATTACTTTTCTATAGTACTCCCAGTCAATGGGTTCAGGTTCCTGCTTAAGAAATCGGATTATTAACAAGATAGGACTAAAACCTTGAACAAAACTAAAATTtccttaaaaatgaaaaaaaaaaggttccaAAATCAAACCATGAACAAAAAAATCAACcttattgaaaatttatttcaatataaaatattaaaatcatcatTAAAAAACTAAAACCCTAAGATCTAATCAACGAATTAACCCAACAAATCTatgaaaaaatcaataaaaatgctaaaaaggagctAGGGATTAGAGAGAATATAAGAAAAAGACCTGGCTGAATTTGGTTTGTAAAGTAGAGTTAACTTCATCAAAAGTGCGACAAAGAGTAGTGAACTCTTTGCGAGCCTCATCGGAGACCAAAAGCTTAGCCATCCCTTCCCAATCAATGTTCTTTGATGCTTTGAACGTGACATCGACGACTTTCTTCCCCAGTCCGCTCATTTTCCTCGCACTTTCTCGCTTCCCAAACGCGAGACGGTGGAGATTTGGTTCGAAGAAAACTGctgttgatgttgggagggagagggtgggGTGGAGCAGCAGATTTTGGCTGGGGAAGGTAAAACAGAATTAGCTAATCCTTACTTTTGAAAGGATTGGCTAATCGTTGTTGAAGCAGAGAAAATGAGGAATACATCCGTGTTGTAATAGGCCTGTAATAGGCAATACATCAAATCAAATACGAGATTAAATGGGGATTAGTGGGGCCCACGGATTAGGGCTGTATTGGCTaatccaatacacccaaccaaacacacTCTTATTCAAACTCAACTTAGTTTATGGAATAAATCTCACTCCCATGGTTTACTTGctacttaaaaaaaattgatacatCAAACTAGCTCTCAAAGCATTTTTCATTTAAGAAAAATCTACGTTAAACTTGATAACGCCACAAGGGAAGCGTGTCGTACAATTCAAAGGTTATCTGGCTGTCACTTATCCATTACTTTCATTTATCTCCTTAACAAAATAATGGCATGGGATGTTTGTtcaaagggttagtaattaagttcGTCTCTAAATTATACTTcacttttagaaattttttgacaataattccaaaaaatctataaattcattatttatttcataaaattttaatatttttaaaaatataattatagaaaaatttaaaattaaaaaaaactcaaaaattacccAATTCAACGAGCACCCATTGGAAAATTTacattatgttttatattatattagtttCTTCAAACCAATTATATgttacaaaattataattaaaaatattttttataaaattaaaaagtgaGAATATTTTTAGTATGATTGTAGGTGTCTTTATTCATTTTACAACCagagtgtaacatcccgaaataaggtCTAGGAGTTTGGGCCAACGAACCCTTATTGTCGATTAAGGTCTAAGATCGATTGGTTAACAATTAGGGATTGATTTGCGAAAAGGGTAAAAGTAGGAGTACTTGAATAGTTATTTGTCCAAAGAGTTGAGGAAACAATTTCCTTCCTTAAATGAAAAAGAGTCATGCATGTAGCACTTCTTCTGTCATTAGGAGACCCTTACGTTCTAAACTATCGTAGTTTCATATGAATTAAAACATTACCAACAAAGGTTTTAAACCTATATGCATACCAAAACCCTACCATTAGCCAAACCTTCATTGAATTGTTTCTCTATGTTTTCTGTAGAGTTTCTGCAAATAAAAAACCAAGCCCGTTTTTCTTAAAGGTTCAAGGTAAGACTCTGTTTCTCTATTGGATTAGACATTTAGAAGTAATTTTAGAGCTTTTAAGAAAGCTTGCAACAAAAGAAAATAGGTTCACCAAAAGATTAGCATGTGCGAACCTAAGCTTGCTTGTGTTTATAAATGAGTTTTAATATGCTTTGACTATTAGTGACTTGTGAATATTTGTGAAGTTGCAAACTTGACAGAGTCGTCGACAAGCAAAGACATGGGAAAGGCAAAGCTTGTTTAAAGCTTTCGTCAAATTGGTAAGTGTTCATGGATTGCCACTTGTATGTGCAAACCATAGTGTTAACCAGGAGCTTAGGGCCTTAACCTAAGTTCTGAGAGTAAGTTTTCTTTAAAACTCGATTTTATTATTGTGTTTGAATATGTGCTTTTATGAATAGTGATATGCGAGCTCTATGTTGCAAGTTGGTTATGAATAGTATTTTGCGAGCTCTTTATGAATTGTGAGCTCTATGTTTaagtaaatgttttgatattatagTTTTTGTAACCGTTTGATATAAtagcatgtcataggattgtgagtactcacctttgtgttttatgatttagGTGAGAGGCCTTGGGACAGGTTAGGAGAAATAAGGGAATGACAAGCTAACCTCCATTCATTGAGATATACTGGTGTGATGGAAAGTGTTAGCTTAACACTACATTTATGAGATATGTCAAAATCTTTCAGTCAAAGAGGGGAGTTATAAAGAGATTCACTTATCCAATAGAAAAAAATAAGTGAATGagatagtatttttttttcaaaatattatgttttactaACTTATAGTAATTGGCAGAGTGTATCTGCGAACCAAACTTCGTGTAAGTATGGAGAACCCAGTTCATAGAGCAGAAACCTTGATAAAACTTTTGTTTAACTTATGTTTTTGTGCGTGCTATGTGGTTTTTCTGTTCATTGACTAAGTTGTCCTAATAGGGCCTGGACCGAACTGGCAGCAACTGAATCTACTTGGGGTGTCGGTGGCGATGGTTCTTCGATGGTTGAGCAATGAAAGAATTATACTCCTACtaggactctaccagagaatttaattttagattaattattccagaaataatattattttaatagatttaatattaaattaaatttaatacttattttaataatattttattaatttaatattaaaataattatctaatattaaattaaatttaatgtttatcttgtagataaatattctattaactTAATAAGATCTAATATTAaggtgattaagtttaatcatagttgaactctctaaacttttcctatataaagagagccttagGTTATCATTTTTTACACACTTAAATTCAAGAGAAATTTGTAGAGAGAAATtttctaaagaaattattttagaaaatttatagaaatattaTTCTTATTTACAACACGgtccaaaagtttagagaaattaaaaaattaccccactagtaatGTTTGTGAAAAGTTTTCTAATTCAAAGTGAGCCCACACTCgatagacgtgagcttgaggataacaGAGAAGACTACTCAATCAAAgtgttcatcctagacgaataaaaaaaggtacaatttgattaagtatttattactttaaatataataaccaagttcttgttttagaaaaagattaaaaaactctagttttttcctaaatttattttccgctacATTTTTCGAACCTGGTTTTCCAACATTGTAGGTGTCTCTTGATGGTCCAAGGACATGTCTTTTTCACCGATCTGATGGAACTACCCTTTTATGGTTTCAGCGTAATCCTTGGAATGGACTAGTTAATAACTCCAAGATAGACTTTGAATCGAAATGAGTTACTTTACGGTGAGGAGATGGGATGAAAATTGTTATGGTTGGAGAGCGAGCCCAAGTTTTTTCCAACATGGTCTCGACAATTAGAACTGAGAAGATGATGGGAAAATGTCGTAAATCCTACTTAGTGTACGTACAGAATTCAAACTGTAAGAAACTAAGTGTACATTATATTCACTGTTGTGGATTTTCCTGATATGTTTCCTGATGAGCTACCTATTATACCACCAAATCACGAAGTAGAGTTCAACATTGAGCTTCATCTTAGAATTGCGCTAGTGTCAATTGCGACATATCATATGGCACCGAAAGATCTTAAGGAGTTGAAGCTCCAGTTATAAGAGCTGCTCGACAGAGGTTTCATTTGACCTAATGTTTCTCTGTAGAACTCGCCAGtcctatttgtaaaaaagaaagatggttcgctACGCTATTTATAGACTATAGATAGCTTAACAAAATAACCAGAAAAAACAAGCACCCACTGCCTCGAATTGACGATCTGTTGACCAACTTTGAAAAGCTACAATgttctcaaaaattgatttaagatCAGGATACTACCAACATAAAGTGAAGGAGTTCGACATTGAAAAGAAAACGTTTAAGATTCGATATAGgcattatgagttcttggttatgccctTTAATCTCACAAATGCACTAGTggcattcatggacttgatggTTCCATGAATTTTTGGATCAATTCATAGTGATTTTCATAGATGAACTCCTATAGTACTCGCGAACCAAAGGAGAGCACGACATCCATCTACGAGCTGTGTTGCAAGTACTACGGGAAAAACAACTATATGATAAgtgagtaagtgtgagttttgacTATGCAAAATATCGTTCTTAGGACATGTGTTCTTAGCAAAAGGAATTCATGTAGGCCAAATGAAGATCGAAGCAATTGTAGAGTGGAAGACACCAAAGAGCATTACTAAGGTTTGAAGTTTCTTAAGATTAACTGGATACTATCGATGGCTTGTTGAAGAGTGTGCCGTCCCCTACACTTTGATTTTTAGTCTTGGTGGTAGGCGTGGTAAGCATCTCTACCGTCTCACTACTTTCCAGATTAGGCATACTGCCCAAAGAATGAGGCTCAGCTCGAGACCCTCTAGGACGTCCACCATGCCCTTGTGTACCATGACCTTACATACCACGTGTG is part of the Gossypium hirsutum isolate 1008001.06 chromosome D11, Gossypium_hirsutum_v2.1, whole genome shotgun sequence genome and encodes:
- the LOC121223456 gene encoding ATP synthase subunit d, mitochondrial, which encodes MSGLGKKVVDVTFKASKNIDWEGMAKLLVSDEARKEFTTLCRTFDEVNSTLQTKFSQEPEPIDWEYYRKVIGSLLVDMYKEANESVEIPKFVDTITPQYKPKFDALLVELKEAEEKSLKESERLEKEIAEVQELKQKISTMTADEYFEKHPELKKKFDDEIRNDYWGY